Part of the Bacillus cereus group sp. RP43 genome is shown below.
GTAATTCCTAATTTTTTCCTTAAATTTTTAATATGTGTATCTATAACTCTTACATCACCATAATGTTCATAGCCCCATACCTTATTTAACAAATCACTTCTTGATAATACTTTTCCTCGATTTTGTAACAACGTATATATAATCTCAAATTCTTTAGTTGTTAGTTCAATTTGATTACCATGAACATAAGCTGCATATGCTGTAGAATTTAACATCAATTCATGGAATTGTAGTATAGTTGCAGTTTCGGCTTCCTTCGTTGTTGTCCTTCTTAATACAGCTTCTACGCGTTTAATAAATACCGTGTAATGGAACGGTTTCGTAATATAGTCATCAACGCCCAACTCAAACCCTTTAATTTCACTCTCTTCATTATGTAAGCCTGTTAACATAATGATTGGTACATCAGACTGTCCACGCATAATTTTACAAATACTATAACCATCTATATCTGGTAACATTACATCAAGGAGGACAAGGTCGTATGAATTTTTTTGGAAAAGAAGAATACCCTCTGTTCCAGCGCCAACCACATCAACAGTAAAATTTTGGGCAGTTAAAAATTCACGAATAAGTTCTTGTATATCTGGGTTGTCTTCAATCACCAGTATATGCGTCATAGTAACACCTCCTAAATAACGCTTTTTACTGCAATATTCGAATTCATCATTTTTTGGATGACTCAAGTTGTATATACATATAATAAGCCCCCGCTATAAAATAATCATAAAAGTAGCAAGGGGAATTGTTTATTGGACTGAATATTTCAGGATCACAGTAGTTCTATTATAGTATGCAATGTAAAATTTATAAAATATTATAACTGTATAATTTTAATATCTATGTTTATTAATGTTTTTATGCTATTTAGTGCAGTCTACTTTCATTATATATGCAAGTAGAGTTGTTTAGCTACTGTAAATGAATAAATAAAATAAGCCAAGATATAAAATTCTTGGCTACATGTAAATCTTGTTCATAGGTTATTTTACAGTGACAGTGGCACGTTGGTGAATACGTTCAAATAACCAATGTATATCATTGTTATACATGCGAATACAGCCAAGTGTTGTAGCTTTGCCAATCGCTTGATTATTGTTAGTCCCATGAATCGCATACGTTGTTCCGTATGTTCCTGCCATATTTAATCCGAGCCAACGGTCACCAAGTGGATTACGTGGATCGCCGCCTTTAATATGTCCTGTATAATAAGGACGGTTTTTAATTTTATTTACCACTTGAAAAGTACCTTTCGGTGTAGGTGTTGCTGTTTTGCCAGTAGCGACAGTGAAGCTTTTTATAAGCTTTCCATTTTGATAGAAATCCATTTTATTTAATTTCGTGTCAACGATAAGTTGTTCGTTATTTGAAGCCGCTTCCACAGACATATATGGAACAGTTAAAAAAACTAACGATAACATGATAGTTACTAGTAATTTTTTCATTGATATTCTCCTTTTACTATTTTAGTAGTATTACATACAATGAATTTGTAATCCTCGTAATGCTTGATGTACGTTTTCATTTAGTGATTCACAAAAAGTGGTGATTTTCGTATTATGTTTGTTGTTTTTATCAATGAGCAGTCTTTCATTTAGTAAAAGCTCGCCGTGTAGTCCGAAGCTCTGTACTTGAATGTTCATTTCATCTTCTGTTTCAGAAATGATTGGCAAGAAATAATGAAACGCTTTAGTTGGAATGATATAACTTTTTCCGATCATGCTTTCATGATTAGAGTTAGTCCATTTTTTCGTGACAATTTTAATATTCTTTTTAGAAACGACAAAAGATAGCGTTGTGGATTTTGTTAAACTTACGTCAAATTCATTTGTTTCACATATGTGTAAAGTAAAAATCGTTTCATTTGGATGAGACTCAACATTTGTATTAATAAAATCATGCATTTTATAAGCTTCCATTCTTATTCTCCCTTTTTTCAATTTCGGAAAACGATTTATATTTATTCAATTTAATGTTTAGGTAATATAGTAGTTAAACTTTTCAACAAATTCCGATATAATCTTACAATACATATATGAAGCTAATATGAAGTTAGTATGAGTTTGTTATGGTTTTTTATAGAGAACAAAATGAGGCGATTTCCGAGTGCTGAAAACTGGATGAAATTTGTATATTAATGACTCTAGCCATTGTAATAGATAGGTGTCATCCCGTTTTAAAACGATAACTTATATAATTAAATAAAGAACAGAAAACTTTAGCATGAGTCTTACAAAAATGTAATAAAAATGTAAGCTATTGTGATAGTTATTTCGACAATTTTTTTATACAATAATAGTAAGAAGTTGTACGTGATTGAAAGGAGAGATGACATGGAATGGGTTCATGAATTATTTCAGCAATACGGGTATTATGTAGTGCTTGTAGGCTTGCTGTTAGAATATATTGCGCTTCCGTTTCCGGGAGAGCCAACATTAGCATATGCGGGATTTTTAGCACAGAAGGGTGATCTAAGTTTACCTATTTTAATTATCCTATCCTTTATTGGGACAAGTGTAGGAATGACGATTCAATACTTTTTAGGGAATAAGCTTGGTATGCCTTTTGTTCAAAAATACGGTAAGTACGTATTTTTAACACAAAAAAAAATTGATTTAACGAGAATGTGGTTCGATAAGTATGGATATTTTCTAATCTTTATCGGTTTCTTCATTCCTGGTGTACGTCATTTTACAGGATACTTTGCAGGTATCATTAACTTACCGTTTCGCCGTTTTGCGATTACAATTTATTCAGGTGCTTTATTCTGGGTATCGTTCTTCTTAATTGGTGGCTACTGGTTAGGTGGTAACTTACATGATATTTTCGGATTACTGGAAGATCATATCGGTAAAATCATTTTCGGAGCCATTGTCATTGTAGCAATTACGTTAGGTATTCGTTTCCGCAAACAACTAAAACGAGTATTATTACAAAACGCAAGTTAATATGGAATCCATTCTATGTCAGATTTTAGGGAGGCAGTGCAAAAGCACTGCCTTTTTTATTGTATTTTCCAGTTTGCTTTTATCTTTCCCTTGATACCGTAACCGGTCACTACTATATAATATGTTCCTGTTTTACTAGGTGAAAGTTCGTACGTATCATTGCTTAGTATGGACATAGGTTCATATTTATTAAATTCACTAGAAAAGTAAGTGCTATAACCTTGGTAGGCGCTATTTTCAGTAATAAGGAAGTTTACGTTAACTTCAAGTGTTTTTCCCTTTTTTACATAAACGGGTATTTTATGTGTGCCGTTAAAATATGAGAAATCCGCCTCAAATGTATTTTTTGTACTGTGCTCAACCCATTGTTCTTTTTGGGTAAAATCAATAGAGCATATTGCAATGAATAAAATAGGAATGATAATAGCGGTCATATATCGAAACCATTTTGATTTATTTGCTATACATGTACATAAATAAAAGAAAAGTGAACAAATTGCCCCTACAGATCCAATTATGAAAGTTAGAATAATATCTCCTCCATTGTATATATGAAATGGAAGAAAGAATAAGTAACCAGATAGAATATAAAGCAAAACTTTTCTTGGCGTGCTATTATGTTTTGAATTTAATTTGTCAATTACAAGCGAGCATAAAATCGCGTAGAAGAAAAGAAGGTAAAACCAAGAATTATATAAAAATCCAGTTAAGTATGCGGAAGTTTTAAAGAAATTCATATCACTTCCTATAAAGAAAAATAATAAAAAAGAAAAAAAGAGAGAACAGGCCGCTGAAAATTTAATAAGAGCGTAAGGAAAGACCGTTTTTTTATCCATTAGACACCTCAATTATGTAGTTCTTAAAAATTATTATATACGTTATGTCTAGTATAATATATATGCATTTTTGACATGTATCCACGTCAAAATGACAATGATAATTGACAATACGAAGGATATTATTTACAATTTTAATTAAATAAATGAAAAAGAGGTAAAACATGAAGCTTCAAAATCGAGTGAGGGAACTTAGAGCAAAGCATCGTGTATCACAAGGGGATTTAGGTAAAGCGATCGGCTCATCACGGCAAACCATTAGCTTAATTGAGCGGGGGGATTATGCACCGTCTATTGTGTTATCGCTAAAAATTGCACAAATTTTTGGAGTGCCAGTGGAGGAAATATTTATGTTAGTGGAGGGGGAAGAGGAAGATGGAGAGTAAGGCGAAGAGGAAAATGGCAGCTATATTTAAACTGTTAGTAGGAGCAGTATTTGGCGGGTTTATAGGGTATGCAGTAGGAGATATTGCAACAGAGGATACTAGCAAAATATCTCCCGTTATTAGCATTGTTATGATGAGTGTATTTGGCGCAATAGCTATATATTATATTTGGAAGCGTACAAGAGCGCTCGCACAAACGAAAGATGAAGAAGAGAATGTTAAGGGACGAAAATTAGGAATAGCACTTATTTATCTTCGAGTAATGGAAATTGTTATTCCATCATGGTTTGTTTGCTCGATTATTTCTTTTTACCAAACGTATATAGTTGAAGGGAACTTATTCTTTGTGAGTGTAAGTACATTGGCATCCGCAGTATGCTTTATTGCTATAACTTGGTTAGGATTTGCAATGAAGAAAAGGTATAACACTCTCTATCCAGAACAGAGTGTCACGTATTCTCAGTCAATGGAAATGTGGGCAAAGAATGCAGATGAAGGGCAAAAGTATATCGTCCATGAAGCAGGATATAAAGCGTATCAATATACAAACATGACTCTTGTTTGTGCATGGTTTGTAGCGATTGCGTATGCACTTTTATATGGAAAAGATTTCTTTATGGTCATTATGATTTCGTTTGTTTGGGTATTACATGTTGGAACATATATGTATGAAATGCATAAAAAGATGATTTATTAAGGGGAGAGAAACGGTGGACATTTTAAGAAGACCTGCTTTTTCATTATTCGTTGCCTTCGTTTGCTCCGCTTTATATGGATTCATTCGAATAGAAAAAGTACAGCAAATTATAGAAATATGGGCGTTTTTCGGGATTGCATTGCTAGTGTTAGCTATTCATGAATTAGGGCATGTAATATGTGGTTTGATAGTCGGTTTGAAATTTAAGTTTATGACAGTAGGGCCTATTACTGTTCAAAAAGAAAAGGGGAAAATACGAATTCGAGAAAATAAAATATGGATGTATGTTGGTGGCGTTGCAATGTTAGTGCCGCCTTCCACACATACACCGAACATTTCAAGAAAATGGGCATGGATGACTTTAAGTGGACCATTAACGAGTTTCGTATTTGGCATTGTATCAGGTTACATATATATGGTGAGTTATTACCACATGCTTTTATACTTTTCAGTGTTACATCTTGCAATCTTTGTCGTCACAGCAATTCCAATAAAGGGAACGCTACTAAGCGATGGCATGCAATTTCTCATTTTAATTAAAGATGATGAAAAGGCTAGAGAGCATTTATACACGATTCAAGTATCGAGTGAGTTATTTAGTTACAAAAGACCGGAAGATTGGGATGAGAGATTAATAGAAATTAGTGAGGAAAAATTAAAAGAGGATAAAAGTATAAGTGAGATAATGAGTGGACTTATGCTCGTCTTTTATGCCCGAGCTGATCAAGAGGGAATGGAAAAAGGGATATCTTATTTAGAACGAACTGTACAATTACCCGTGACGAAAGAAAATAAATATTTTGTTGGTAGTTTTCATAGTTGGTATCTTTTATATAGAGTACTGTATCAAAAGGAAAGTCTTTCTCTGCAAGAAGCGAAGAATCATGCAAAGGCCATTACAAGGCTAGACTTACATGGGTATTACCGCGCACAAGGAATTATCAAATATTTAGAGCAAGACATAGAAGCATTCCATATTTATATGAAGAAAGCAGATAAAGAGTTGAAGACCGCTGAGAAGAGTGAATTGGGATATTTACAACTGGAGAGAGAATGGTTTGAGCGGTTGAAGGAGAGGGTATCTTACGATGGGTGAGGTATCCTCTTTTCTATTTGTAATCTTCTGCTGTTCCATAAAAAGTTCGGGGCGAGTAAAATGAGGTAAGAAGAGCAAAGCTTGGAGGAATTATATATGGAAATTTTAGCGATTATTTTGTTAGTCTTGCTCATTTATGTAATTTTTAAAGTGACGTATGTAGCATTGAAGATACTTGCGATTCTTGTAGTTATCTTTTTAATCGTGGAGTTCGGTAGTAAGTTGCTTGGGGGATAGGGTGTGTTGTGCTTTTTGAGTGTCGAAGGATGTTGGTAAATCGATATACTGTGTCGAAACGTTGATATAATGAAAAAATCGTTGATATAAGTGGAGAAACGATCGATATATTTACAAAATCGTTGATATATTTAAATGAATACTAACTGGGGTATGCACAGAGAGAATAGCAAAAAAAAGCTGGAAGATACTCTTCCAGCTTAAGAATTGCTTTCAATTTGTTGACCATTCTCTTCTTCGTGGTCTTGTAGTAGGTTGAATACGTCTGCTAGGCAGAATGCGATAAACCAAGTCCATAGACCGTGGAAGAAAGCTGAGCTTAATTGAAGTGGTAATGTATAGTTTGTCATTGAGTAGGAAATACATCCACCAACGATTCCGATCATTGTTAATAACATTGTTTTTTGAGCATTTTCTTCTGGATTGAAGAGGAAGAAAATGTATCCGCCTAAAATTGAAGCGCTTACAAGTGTTTCGATTCCATTAAAAATGATATTCTCCCCAAGCTCAGTGTTTGTCCAGAAACAGATTGCACCGCCGACGATGGCAAATAGGACAGCTAGTGTGTATCGTATATATTGATTCATATGTTCATCTCCTTATGTAATAAGATGATTTGGAAGTCAAAAAGGTAGGTATAGTATATTGAAGTGAATTTTAGTTGTACGTATCTTTTTATAAAAAGATCAATGAAGAATAACTAAGATGATCGGTTTTTTTAAAACCGTTACGTGTAGGGTGTCTGAAATATACCCGACTGCTCGTTTCTTTTTGCTTATAAAAATAAGAGAAACTTCCAAGTCTATATACTCTTTTTTGTAAGTCTGATTTTATTATAACATATTTAGTGATACAATAATAGAATTATCTGATTTTGTAATAAGTGTAAAAAATAAAAAGCGCAAGGAATTGTAGTTCCTTGCGCTTTTTTATATACGTTTGAAACGGCCGACAATTTCAACTGTTTCAGTAATGTTCATAAATGCTTTATTATCCACTTGGCGGATAATACGTTTCATTTCGCCCAACTCGTAGCGAGTTACGACAGTGTAAATCATTTTTTTCTTATGGTTTGTATAGCCGCCGACAGCATCTACCATTGTTACGCCACGTATGCCGTGATGTAATAGTGAGCTTTTTATTTCCTCACCTTTTTCTGTAATTGTCATTATCGTTAATTTAATATGTTTTGTATGCACGGCATCAATTACTTTGCTGACTACAAACCGACTAATTAACGTATAAAGTGTAATATCCCATCCGAAAATAAATCCTGCTGCAACAAGTAAGATTAAGTTGAATCCAAAGATGATTGCTCCAATTGAAACATCGCGATGTTTCGCTACAATCAATCCAACAACATCAAAACCACCTGTTGAAGAAGCAAATCGGAATATGATTCCTGAGGCAGCACCGCAGATGACACCACCGAATACAGAAGACAGTAAAATATCATCTGAAACTTGGTGTACTGGGATAATGTTCATCGCTAAAGATGATACAGCCACAAAGTATGCCGTTAAAAAGGTTGTCTTCTTACCTAAGTAAAAGTGACTTAAAATAAGAAGCGGAATGTTTAGTAAAAAGATAAGTGCTCCGATATTGTAGTGCATTAAATAACCGATAATCATCCCTACACCAGCGAACCCACCGCTAATCATATTATGCGGGATAAAAAACATATTCATAGAAATTGCATACAAAATAGAAGCTATAAAAATAACAACTAACTGTATGATGAATTCTAAATGAAATGTTTTAGCTGCTGGGAAGGATAAAAAGGCGGTGTCGGGAACGTAATCGGCGTCTCCTAGTTGACCCATAGTATGTTTCATCTCCATATTCATTTTTGATTACAAGAAGAGAATAAAGGTTTTTTCAAAAACTGGCAATAGTTTTATTATAATGCAAAAATTTTATAAATTTCTAACAAATTAAACCTATTCAAAGATACGTGTGAATATACTAAAGAAAGCGAATACATTGGTTTTCTAACATAATTTTTTGAGAAAATATGCAAAATTCTTTTTTGAAAATAAAAGGAAATAGAGAATGTTTGTTGAATGTGCTAAAATGACTTTATTAAGGATGTGAAACGATGGAATTTTTATTGCAGGATGCAATTCTATATATATCGTTTGTAACGACAGCGCTTTGTGTATTAGAAGTCTTTTTTCTTGCTAACGTTTCTCGCTTTGTACGTCAGCAAGCATCGAGTGGTAGACAGAGAGCTTTTAAACTAGTTGATACGTGTGAAGAGGGTATAGGAAATGTACCGCTTTTCTCTATTTTTTATAAATATGGAATGATTCGTTCTGTCCGTAGACAAGAATCGAGCGGAGAGAGTGACGAGGTAGGTCCGTATACACCAATGTTTCGCTAATTAATTACGAAACATTGGAGGAATGAACATGTTAAAATCATACCGAGCTAGGCTCATTAGTTTATCATTATTACTTGTTTTTGTTTTATCTGGCTGCAGTAATGCAGGTACAATTGATTCACATAGTACGGGAATTTGGAACCATTATTT
Proteins encoded:
- a CDS encoding response regulator transcription factor, whose protein sequence is MTHILVIEDNPDIQELIREFLTAQNFTVDVVGAGTEGILLFQKNSYDLVLLDVMLPDIDGYSICKIMRGQSDVPIIMLTGLHNEESEIKGFELGVDDYITKPFHYTVFIKRVEAVLRRTTTKEAETATILQFHELMLNSTAYAAYVHGNQIELTTKEFEIIYTLLQNRGKVLSRSDLLNKVWGYEHYGDVRVIDTHIKNLRKKLGITYIKTVKGIGYKIEA
- a CDS encoding L,D-transpeptidase; amino-acid sequence: MKKLLVTIMLSLVFLTVPYMSVEAASNNEQLIVDTKLNKMDFYQNGKLIKSFTVATGKTATPTPKGTFQVVNKIKNRPYYTGHIKGGDPRNPLGDRWLGLNMAGTYGTTYAIHGTNNNQAIGKATTLGCIRMYNNDIHWLFERIHQRATVTVK
- a CDS encoding DUF3978 family protein, whose product is MEAYKMHDFINTNVESHPNETIFTLHICETNEFDVSLTKSTTLSFVVSKKNIKIVTKKWTNSNHESMIGKSYIIPTKAFHYFLPIISETEDEMNIQVQSFGLHGELLLNERLLIDKNNKHNTKITTFCESLNENVHQALRGLQIHCM
- a CDS encoding DedA family protein, with product MEWVHELFQQYGYYVVLVGLLLEYIALPFPGEPTLAYAGFLAQKGDLSLPILIILSFIGTSVGMTIQYFLGNKLGMPFVQKYGKYVFLTQKKIDLTRMWFDKYGYFLIFIGFFIPGVRHFTGYFAGIINLPFRRFAITIYSGALFWVSFFLIGGYWLGGNLHDIFGLLEDHIGKIIFGAIVIVAITLGIRFRKQLKRVLLQNAS
- a CDS encoding helix-turn-helix transcriptional regulator, translating into MKLQNRVRELRAKHRVSQGDLGKAIGSSRQTISLIERGDYAPSIVLSLKIAQIFGVPVEEIFMLVEGEEEDGE
- a CDS encoding DUF3169 family protein, encoding MESKAKRKMAAIFKLLVGAVFGGFIGYAVGDIATEDTSKISPVISIVMMSVFGAIAIYYIWKRTRALAQTKDEEENVKGRKLGIALIYLRVMEIVIPSWFVCSIISFYQTYIVEGNLFFVSVSTLASAVCFIAITWLGFAMKKRYNTLYPEQSVTYSQSMEMWAKNADEGQKYIVHEAGYKAYQYTNMTLVCAWFVAIAYALLYGKDFFMVIMISFVWVLHVGTYMYEMHKKMIY
- a CDS encoding M50 family metallopeptidase encodes the protein MDILRRPAFSLFVAFVCSALYGFIRIEKVQQIIEIWAFFGIALLVLAIHELGHVICGLIVGLKFKFMTVGPITVQKEKGKIRIRENKIWMYVGGVAMLVPPSTHTPNISRKWAWMTLSGPLTSFVFGIVSGYIYMVSYYHMLLYFSVLHLAIFVVTAIPIKGTLLSDGMQFLILIKDDEKAREHLYTIQVSSELFSYKRPEDWDERLIEISEEKLKEDKSISEIMSGLMLVFYARADQEGMEKGISYLERTVQLPVTKENKYFVGSFHSWYLLYRVLYQKESLSLQEAKNHAKAITRLDLHGYYRAQGIIKYLEQDIEAFHIYMKKADKELKTAEKSELGYLQLEREWFERLKERVSYDG
- a CDS encoding DUF3985 family protein, which encodes MEILAIILLVLLIYVIFKVTYVALKILAILVVIFLIVEFGSKLLGG
- a CDS encoding DUF3938 domain-containing protein → MNQYIRYTLAVLFAIVGGAICFWTNTELGENIIFNGIETLVSASILGGYIFFLFNPEENAQKTMLLTMIGIVGGCISYSMTNYTLPLQLSSAFFHGLWTWFIAFCLADVFNLLQDHEEENGQQIESNS
- a CDS encoding YitT family protein, whose translation is MGQLGDADYVPDTAFLSFPAAKTFHLEFIIQLVVIFIASILYAISMNMFFIPHNMISGGFAGVGMIIGYLMHYNIGALIFLLNIPLLILSHFYLGKKTTFLTAYFVAVSSLAMNIIPVHQVSDDILLSSVFGGVICGAASGIIFRFASSTGGFDVVGLIVAKHRDVSIGAIIFGFNLILLVAAGFIFGWDITLYTLISRFVVSKVIDAVHTKHIKLTIMTITEKGEEIKSSLLHHGIRGVTMVDAVGGYTNHKKKMIYTVVTRYELGEMKRIIRQVDNKAFMNITETVEIVGRFKRI